A window of the Lolium perenne isolate Kyuss_39 chromosome 7, Kyuss_2.0, whole genome shotgun sequence genome harbors these coding sequences:
- the LOC139833083 gene encoding uncharacterized protein: MTAESWWCWPLSAWLSSGACFLFFNAIVCVVAVLSWGRGGGDATLSARRKRLTRSASSMVMERLRSMSTMFSFNYTSDEYDSITPPASQFHHVQGCYDAPQEEVGHEMRQAASEVEPEPAVLPAVESVTATMARPAPSAPVAAAAAAASTSGNGKEEPETWEEMSTPAAAKGVATFERLRKSKVPGIVERRAFAEIEEMAEVNARAERFIRQFREDLKLERLNSILARKC, encoded by the coding sequence ATGACGGCGGAGTCTTGGTGGTGCTGGCCGCTGTCAGCGTGGCTCAGCTCTGGGGCGTGCTTCCTCTTCTTCAACGCCATCGTCTGCGTCGTGGCCGTGTTGTCCTGGGGCCGTGGCGGCGGCGATGCAACACTGTCGGCCAGGCGCAAGAGGCTCACCCGGAGCGCGTCGTCCATGGTCATGGAGCGCCTCCGATCCATGTCGACCATGTTCTCCTTCAACTACACCTCAGACGAGTACGACAGCATCACGCCGCCGGCGTCGCAGTTCCACCACGTGCAAGGGTGCTACGACGCGCCTCAAGAAGAAGTGGGACATGAGATGAGGCAGGCGGCGAGCGAGGTGGAGCCGGAGCCAGCCGTACTACCGGCGGTAGAAAGCGTGACGGCTACCATGGCTCGACCGGCACCGAGCGCGCCtgttgcagcagcagcagcggcagcgtCGACGTCAGGAAACGGTAAGGAAGAGCCCGAGACATGGGAGGAGATGTCAACACCGGCCGCCGCCAAGGGCGTTGCTACGTTTGAAAGGCTGAGGAAGTCGAAGGTGCCGGGTATCGTCGAACGGCGAGCGTTTGCAGAGATCGAAGAGATGGCGGAGGTGAACGCGCGGGCCGAGCGGTTCATCCGGCAGTTCCGGGAGGATCTCAAGCTCGAGCGCCTCAACTCCATTCTTGCGAGAAAATGTTGA